The Neovison vison isolate M4711 chromosome 13, ASM_NN_V1, whole genome shotgun sequence genome includes a region encoding these proteins:
- the FKBP3 gene encoding peptidyl-prolyl cis-trans isomerase FKBP3 isoform X2 produces MFLAEHKLLGNIKNVAKTANKDHLVTAYNHLFESKRFKGTESISKVSEQVKNVKLNEDKPKETKSEETLDEGPPKYIKSVLKKGDKTNFPKKGDVVHCWYTGTLQDGTVFDTNIQTSSKKKKNAKPLSFKVGIGKVIRGWDEALLTMSKGEKARLEIEPEWAYGKKGQPDAKIPPNAKLIFEVELVDID; encoded by the exons ATG tttcttGCAGAACATAAGTTAttaggaaacattaaaaatgtggCCAAGACAGCTAACAAGGACCATTTGGTTACAGCCTACAACCATCTTTTTGAAAGTAAG CGTTTCAAGGGTACGGAAAGTATAAGTAAAGTGTCTGAGCAGGTGAAAAATGTGAAGCTTAATGAagataaacccaaagaaaccAAGTCTGAAGAGACTCTGGATGAG ggtccaccaaaatatataaaatctgttcttaaaaaaggagataaaaccaACTTTCCCAAAAAGGGTGATGTTGTTCACTGCTGGTATACAGGAACACTACAGGATGGGACTGTTTTTGATACTAATATTCAAACGA gttcaaagaagaagaaaaatgccaAGCCTTTAAGTTTTAAGGTTGGAATAGGCAAAGTTATCAGAGGA TGGGATGAAGCACTCTTAACTATGAGTAAAGGAGAAAAGGCTCGACTAGAGATTGAACCAGAATGGGCTTATGGAAAGAAAGGACAGCCTGATGCCAA AATTCCACCAAATGCAAAACTCATTTTTGAAGTAGAATTAGTGGATATTGACTGA
- the FKBP3 gene encoding peptidyl-prolyl cis-trans isomerase FKBP3 isoform X1, whose protein sequence is MAAAVPQRAWTVEQLRSEQLPKKDIIKFLQDHGSDSFLAEHKLLGNIKNVAKTANKDHLVTAYNHLFESKRFKGTESISKVSEQVKNVKLNEDKPKETKSEETLDEGPPKYIKSVLKKGDKTNFPKKGDVVHCWYTGTLQDGTVFDTNIQTSSKKKKNAKPLSFKVGIGKVIRGWDEALLTMSKGEKARLEIEPEWAYGKKGQPDAKIPPNAKLIFEVELVDID, encoded by the exons ATGGCGGCGGCCGTGCCACAGCGGGCCTGGACCGTCGAGCAGCTGCGCAGCGAGCAGCTACCCAAGAAGGACATTATCAAGTTTCTACAGGACCACGGTTCAGATTCG tttcttGCAGAACATAAGTTAttaggaaacattaaaaatgtggCCAAGACAGCTAACAAGGACCATTTGGTTACAGCCTACAACCATCTTTTTGAAAGTAAG CGTTTCAAGGGTACGGAAAGTATAAGTAAAGTGTCTGAGCAGGTGAAAAATGTGAAGCTTAATGAagataaacccaaagaaaccAAGTCTGAAGAGACTCTGGATGAG ggtccaccaaaatatataaaatctgttcttaaaaaaggagataaaaccaACTTTCCCAAAAAGGGTGATGTTGTTCACTGCTGGTATACAGGAACACTACAGGATGGGACTGTTTTTGATACTAATATTCAAACGA gttcaaagaagaagaaaaatgccaAGCCTTTAAGTTTTAAGGTTGGAATAGGCAAAGTTATCAGAGGA TGGGATGAAGCACTCTTAACTATGAGTAAAGGAGAAAAGGCTCGACTAGAGATTGAACCAGAATGGGCTTATGGAAAGAAAGGACAGCCTGATGCCAA AATTCCACCAAATGCAAAACTCATTTTTGAAGTAGAATTAGTGGATATTGACTGA